A part of Dreissena polymorpha isolate Duluth1 chromosome 13, UMN_Dpol_1.0, whole genome shotgun sequence genomic DNA contains:
- the LOC127856646 gene encoding uncharacterized protein LOC127856646 yields MGIDGWWNSCQRKFIMSSVWPEESSSTFPDRRTFSQCSSDELESFTYSIYPEEFRPTCLLPPTASFIMDFCKGLSGKILTLNEQCQLFFGASSSRCTLPNVQDSVTEAHLAKGYVVDCHNEFQQPFYCTVPNSAHCDPIPDVSMGTKCVIDGVRNPNNICNQGFCERKPLCDDESSSSND; encoded by the exons ATGGGAATTGATGGTTGGTGGAATTCATGTCAACGCAAGTTCATCATGAGTAGCGTCTGGCCGGAGGAATCTTCGAGCACCTTTCCCGACCGCAGAACATTTTCGCAGTGTTCGTCCGACGAACTAGAATCATTCACTTATAG TATATATCCAGAGGAATTCCGACCAACCTGTCTGTTGCCCCCGACCGCTTCCTTTATCATGGACTTCTGCAAGGGTCTTTCCGGTAAAATCCTGACATTAAACGAGCAATGCCAACTTTTCTTTGGCGCATCTAGCTCACGATGTACTCTTCCG AATGTTCAAGATTCCGTCACCGAAGCCCATCTTGCAAAGGGATACGTTGTCGATTGCCACAACGAATTCCAACAACCGTTCTACTGCACAGTCCCGAATAGTGCCCATTGTGATCCCATACCTGACGTTTCTATGGGAACCAAATGCGTCATCGATGGAGTTAGGAATCCAAATAAC ATTTGCAACCAGGGTTTCTGCGAACGAAAACCTCTCTGCGACGAcgaaagcagcagcagcaatgaCTAA
- the LOC127855960 gene encoding uncharacterized protein LOC127855960, with protein sequence MAPLTEGSLINAKARDGKLRRHKPEGPEQGADLNESIFLDVEIDGKLHGSKRLIRQHFDLNLNDTQPLGRKVAHSAIYVSEERDIIYREDVELDGTTSTYGLVRRGDVLDYFNGRGKVLELPSDKEAVTLPLSTPNSGFPILTELLGTKGQPRQQRAILDDIENAVVVKVVVFVDTALVNKFLPLNNNKMDKTRTDILKFFTLAANELTIMYQTLKQYNNLLYRGATALPQNIAVQIVNVVFPPGDTDYSFVTYNLNQGVLHSAVLYSFVPFLRTYISPVPYDHATFVTG encoded by the exons CTAAAGCGAGGGATGGAAAGTTGCGTCGCCATAAGCCTGAGGGACCTGAGCAGGGAGCTGACTTAAAC GAGTCCATATTTCTGGACGTGGAAATCGACGGCAAACTGCACGGTTCCAAGCGACTGATCAGGCAACACTTCGACCTTAACTTGAATGACACACAACCTTTAGGAAGGAAAGTGGCG CACTCTGCTATCTACGTATCGGAGGAAAGAGACATCATCTACAGAGAAGATGTGGAACTGGACGGAACTACTAGCACA TACGGATTGGTACGTCGCGGCGATGTTCTCGACTATTTCAACGGCAGAGGAAAAGTGTTGGAACTTCCATCTGATAAGGAGGCAGTTACACTGCCACTATCAACACCAAATTCAG GTTTCCCCATACTGACGGAGCTTCTTGGGACAAAAGGGCAACCACGCCAGCAACGAGCGATTCTGGATGACATCGAAAACGCAGTCGTGGTTAAAGTTGTTGTCTTTGTGGACACGGCCCTGGTCAATAA gTTTCTACCtctgaacaacaacaaaatgGACAAGACTCGAACTGATATTTTAAAGTTCTTCACACTGGCGGCGAACGAG CTTACCATAATGTATCAGACGTTGAAGCAGTATAATAATCTGTTGTACAGAGGCGCAACGGCTTTGCCTCAGAACATAGCTGTACAGATTGTGAACGTAGTGTTTCCACCTGGG GACACGGATTACAGCTTTGTGACTTATAACCTCAACCAAGGGGTCTTGCATTCGGCAGTGCTTTATTCGTTCGTACCGTTCCTACGAACGTACATATCACCTGTACCATATGACCACGCGACATTTGTTACCGGGTAA